A window of Bufo gargarizans isolate SCDJY-AF-19 chromosome 9, ASM1485885v1, whole genome shotgun sequence contains these coding sequences:
- the TIMM17B gene encoding mitochondrial import inner membrane translocase subunit Tim17-B has translation MEEYVREPCPWRIVDDCGGAFTMGIIGGGVFQSIKGFRNAPVGMKHRLRGSVNAVKIRAPQIGGSFAVWGGLFSTIDCGLVRLRGKEDPWNSITSGALTGAVLASRSGPLAMVGSALMGGILLALIEGVGILLTRYTAQQFQNPSPFGEEPSNVPH, from the exons TCCCTGGAGGATTGTCGATGACTGCGGAGGAGCCTTTACAATGGGGATCATCGGGGGAGGGGTGTTTCAGTCAATTAAAGGGTTCAGAAATGCTCCAGTG GGAATGAAGCACCGTCTGCGGGGCAGTGTGAACGCCGTCAAAATCCGCGCTCCACAGATTGGAG GCAGTTTTGCTGTGTGGGGGGGCTTGTTCTCCACTATTGACTGTGGTTTGGTACGGCTTCGTGGTAAAGAAGACCCCTGGAATTCCATCACCAGTGGAGCTCTTACCGGGGCGGTCCTGGCATCTCGCA GTGGACCTCTGGCCATGGTGGGCTCAGCGCTGATGGGGGGGATTTTATTAGCTCTCATAGAAGGGGTTGGAATCCTCCTGACCCGCTACACAGCACAGCAGTTTCAGAACC CAAGTCCATTTGGAGAAGAGCCAAGTAACGTACCTCACTGA